In one Nicotiana sylvestris chromosome 8, ASM39365v2, whole genome shotgun sequence genomic region, the following are encoded:
- the LOC138876210 gene encoding uncharacterized protein, giving the protein MSDIMKRKFVALEISGKNYVTWVLDAEIHLDAMGLGDAIKDKDKTSTQDSAKVLIFLRHHLDEGLKIEYFTVKDPLILWNGLKERYDNLKITSKLKLCGDNISDYDMLEKMFTTFHASNMVLQQQYREKGFTKYSQLISLLLVAERNNELLMRNHENRPTLSTPLPKEDEVYSHYANRGKGRGHIQGRNFPGHWAKICRIPKHLVELYQASLKNKGPEANLVYDNTYLDVADSFEYPDEKINHLIGDGSVVRDD; this is encoded by the exons atgtctgatattatgaaaagaaagttcgttgcccttgaaatttcgggcaagaactatgTGACATGGGtattggatgctgaaatccatttagatgcaatgggtcttggagacgccattaaagaTAAAGATAAAACATCTACCCAAGACAGTGCTAAGGTcttgattttcttgcgccatcaccttgatgaagggttgaaaattgaatattTCACAGTGAAAGATCCACTTATTTTGTGGAATGgtttaaaggaaagatatgacaacttaaa aattacttctaaattgaaactTTGTGGAGATAATATCAGTgactatgatatgcttgaaaaaatgtttacaacgtttcatgcctccaatatggtcTTGCAACAGCAGTACCGAGAGAAAGGCTTCACAAAGTACTCTCAGTTGATTTCTCTTCTACTTGTGGCTGAACGAAACAATGAATTGCTTATGAGAAACCACGAAAATCGACCCACTTTGTCTACACCATTGCCTAAAGAGGATGAGGTGTATTCCCATTATGCTAAtcgtggaaaaggtcgtggccaTATCCAAGGAAGAAATTTTCCAG GGCATTGGGCAAAAATTTGTCGCATACCAAAacatttggttgagctttatcaagcatctctGAAGAATAAAGGTCCTGAAGCCAATCTTGTCTATGACAATACCTACTTGGATGTGGCAGATTCTTTTGAGTACCCTGATGAAAAAATAAACCACTTGATCGGTGATGGATCTGTGGTTAGAGATGATTGA
- the LOC104231923 gene encoding BOI-related E3 ubiquitin-protein ligase 1 has protein sequence MAVQAQYPSNVLFLNRNVQEGKGQLGNDYSLQHQPGGGSGGGSFLDQTQMLFNPGGGGNARKRGRELTSTTAAMNPLMSMQSQPQPQLIDLAQLHTSPPSQQTPNVVSTGLRLAFGDQQQQQQQQHQLQHQHHHHHSLSPQSSQSSAFYSILTEDLATHIKQQRDEIDHFLQIQGEQLRRTLAEKRQRHYRALMGAAEESMARRLREKEAEMEKATRRNAELEARAAQLSAEAQAWQARARAQEVTAATLQAQLQHAMMNGGRCNERDDGNGGGEPEDAESAYIDPDRVVESTGPSCKACGKRVASVVLLPCRHLCVCTECDAVAQACPLCFSIRSSSVEVYLC, from the exons ATGGCTGTTCAAGCTCAATACCCATCAAATGTTCTCTTTCTAAACAG AAATGTACAAGAAGGAAAAGGCCAACTAGGTAATGATTATTCATTGCAACATCAACCTGGCGGTGGTAGTGGAGGAGGATCTTTTCTTGATCAAACACAAATGCTATTCAATCCTGGAG GTGGTGGAAATGcaagaaagagaggaagagaacTTACAAGTACAACGGCAGCAATGAATCCATTGATGTCGATGCAGTCTCAGCCTCAACCTCAACTCATTGACCTCGCTCAGCTTCACACATCGCCTCCTTCGCAGCAGACACCAAATGTTGTCTCCACCGGACTCCGTTTAGCTTTCGGAGaccaacagcagcagcaacagcaacaacatcAATTACAGCACCAGCATCATCACCATCACTCTCTTTCTCCTCAATCCTCTCAATCATCAGCTTTTTATTCAATATTAACagaagatttagctactcatatcAAACAGCAACGCGATGAAATTGATCATTTCCTCCAAATTCAG GGAGAACAATTGAGGCGTACGTTAGCAGAGAAAAGGCAACGTCACTACCGTGCGCTGATGGGAGCAGCTGAGGAGTCAATGGCGCGAAGGCTAAGAGAAAAAGAAGCGGAGATGGAGAAAGCAACGCGGCGAAACGCGGAACTAGAGGCGCGTGCAGCGCAATTGAGCGCGGAGGCGCAGGCGTGGCAAGCAAGGGCGAGGGCACAGGAAGTGACAGCGGCGACGCTGCAAGCGCAGCTACAGCACGCCATGATGAACGGCGGCAGGTGTAACGAGAGAGACGACGGGAATGGCGGAGGCGAACCGGAGGATGCTGAATCGGCCTACATTGACCCGGACCGAGTCGTTGAGTCGACCGGTCCGAGTTGCAAAGCGTGTGGGAAACGAGTCGCCTCAGTGGTTCTATTGCCGTGTCGCCATTTGTGTGTTTGTACAGAATGTGATGCTGTTGCTCAAGCTTGCCCGTTGTGTTTCTCCATTAGAAGCTCAAGCGTTGAGGTCTATCTTTGCTAG